A stretch of the Candidatus Palauibacter polyketidifaciens genome encodes the following:
- a CDS encoding FAD-dependent oxidoreductase: MEPTNVGNPDYYHKVVDCQWACPAHTNVPGYIRLIAQERYDDAYMLNWESNVFPGILGRTCDRPCEPACRRVRVEEKPVAICRLKRVAADLRGDITPRFPDIPKQKNGKRIACVGAGPASLTVARDLMPLGYEVTIFEKNDRPGGLMWTNIPQFRLPPEVLWEEIDYILDMGVDIRYNAPVESMKWLLEQDFDAVFVGSGAPRGKELRLPGRYDTDHIYIGIDWLESVAFGHTNTIEENVLVIGVGNTAMDCCRTSKRIGGTNVKVMARKSKPYFKASPWELEDAEEELVDIVENHSPTEFVIEDGVLKGMNFDIVEWHENDEGRLVSTKLDEAFFPAEAVILAIGQETAFPWIEDDAGIDFNKWREAVVDRTTFMSTREGVFFGGDAAWGPENIIWAAEHGHQAAISIHAYCRGEDLRKRPPEHMNLVSAKMGLHEWSYSNDYEYAARRKMRHVRLEERLQSIETEVEEGFDIEQTLTEVERCLNCDIQTHFTGSLCIECDACIDICPLSCLTITHNGAEAELRTRLTAPAENAEQDIYVSEPLPQTSRVMVKDEDLCIHCGLCAERCPTAAWDMRTFDLLKPYAGQDAEHPYSGMGIEEMSPGGFVSVTP; encoded by the coding sequence GTGGAGCCAACAAACGTCGGGAATCCCGACTACTACCACAAAGTCGTGGATTGCCAGTGGGCCTGCCCGGCTCACACCAACGTACCGGGTTACATCCGCCTCATCGCGCAGGAACGGTACGACGACGCCTACATGCTCAACTGGGAGTCGAACGTCTTTCCGGGCATCCTCGGCCGGACGTGCGACCGCCCCTGCGAGCCCGCGTGCCGGCGCGTACGGGTCGAGGAGAAGCCGGTCGCGATCTGCCGCCTCAAGCGCGTCGCCGCCGACCTCAGGGGCGACATCACTCCCCGCTTCCCCGACATCCCGAAGCAGAAGAACGGGAAGCGGATCGCCTGCGTGGGCGCGGGCCCGGCGTCGCTGACCGTCGCCCGAGACCTCATGCCGCTCGGCTACGAGGTCACGATCTTCGAGAAGAACGACCGCCCCGGCGGTCTCATGTGGACGAACATTCCGCAGTTCCGCCTGCCCCCGGAAGTGCTGTGGGAGGAGATCGACTACATCCTCGACATGGGCGTCGACATCCGCTACAACGCGCCCGTCGAGAGCATGAAGTGGCTGCTGGAGCAGGACTTCGACGCCGTCTTCGTCGGCTCCGGCGCCCCGCGCGGCAAGGAACTTCGCCTGCCGGGCCGGTACGACACCGACCACATCTACATCGGCATCGACTGGCTCGAATCCGTCGCCTTCGGGCACACGAACACGATCGAGGAGAACGTCCTCGTCATCGGCGTCGGGAACACCGCGATGGACTGCTGCCGCACCTCGAAGCGGATCGGCGGCACGAACGTCAAGGTCATGGCCCGAAAGTCGAAGCCGTACTTCAAGGCCTCCCCCTGGGAACTCGAGGACGCGGAAGAGGAACTCGTCGACATCGTCGAGAACCACTCGCCCACGGAGTTCGTCATCGAGGACGGCGTCCTCAAGGGGATGAACTTCGACATCGTGGAATGGCACGAGAACGACGAGGGGCGGCTCGTCTCGACCAAGCTCGACGAGGCGTTCTTCCCCGCGGAGGCCGTCATCCTCGCCATTGGGCAGGAGACCGCCTTCCCCTGGATCGAGGACGATGCGGGGATCGATTTCAACAAGTGGCGCGAAGCCGTCGTCGACCGCACGACGTTCATGTCCACGCGCGAGGGCGTCTTCTTCGGCGGCGACGCGGCGTGGGGCCCGGAGAACATCATCTGGGCGGCCGAGCACGGGCACCAGGCGGCGATCTCCATCCACGCCTACTGCCGTGGCGAGGACCTCCGGAAGCGCCCGCCCGAGCACATGAACCTCGTGAGCGCCAAGATGGGCCTCCACGAGTGGAGCTACTCGAACGACTACGAGTACGCGGCCCGCCGGAAGATGCGGCACGTCCGCCTCGAGGAGCGCCTCCAGAGCATCGAGACGGAAGTCGAGGAGGGGTTCGACATCGAGCAGACGCTGACCGAGGTCGAGCGCTGCCTGAACTGCGACATTCAGACGCACTTCACGGGGAGCCTGTGCATCGAGTGCGACGCCTGCATCGACATCTGTCCCCTCAGCTGTCTCACGATCACCCACAACGGGGCGGAGGCGGAACTCCGCACGCGGCTCACCGCGCCCGCCGAGAACGCGGAGCAGGACATCTACGTCTCCGAGCCGCTGCCGCAGACCTCCCGCGTCATGGTGAAGGACGAGGACCTCTGCATCCACTGCGGGCTGTGCGCGGAGCGCTGTCCGACGGCGGCCTGGGACATGCGGACCTTCGATCTGCTCAAGCCGTACGCCGGCCAGGACGCGGAGCATCCCTACTCCGGAATGGGAATCGAGGAGATGTCGCCGGGCGGCTTCGTTTCGGTGACTCCCTGA
- a CDS encoding alcohol dehydrogenase catalytic domain-containing protein has translation MIAAWIDRGRVRVRDDLPRPSPEPGEAIVRVLMAGICGTDLELLRGYRDFSGIPGHEFVGRVEEGPPEWVGARVVAEINITCRGRRFEPPCFPCANGRLTHCLRREAIGIRGRDGAFAEWLRVPVPNLHRVPEPLPDEVAVFAEPVAAACRVLRQIEADIRRDLDRGRVTRALVVGAGRLGQLVARVLARRLPELEVAGRSERSLARARAAGLATVSAAAVEEAAYDLVVDCSGASAGFAVARQAVRPRGTMILKSTHKNELDVDISSIVVDEIRLLGSRCGSFDDALLTLERREFEVRDLIDDRLPLSAAPEAFEQAAEAGIAKVLLVP, from the coding sequence GTGATCGCCGCCTGGATCGACCGCGGCAGGGTCCGCGTGCGCGACGACCTCCCGCGGCCTTCCCCCGAGCCCGGGGAGGCCATCGTCCGGGTCCTGATGGCGGGAATCTGCGGGACGGACCTGGAGCTGCTGCGCGGATATCGCGACTTCTCGGGGATTCCGGGGCACGAGTTCGTCGGACGTGTCGAGGAGGGGCCGCCCGAGTGGGTCGGCGCGCGGGTCGTGGCGGAGATCAACATCACCTGCCGCGGGCGAAGGTTCGAGCCCCCCTGCTTCCCTTGCGCGAACGGGCGGCTCACGCACTGCCTTCGCCGCGAGGCGATCGGCATCCGCGGTCGCGACGGCGCCTTTGCCGAATGGCTGCGGGTGCCCGTCCCGAACCTGCATCGCGTGCCGGAGCCGCTTCCGGACGAGGTCGCCGTGTTCGCGGAACCCGTTGCGGCCGCGTGCCGCGTCCTGCGGCAGATCGAGGCCGACATCCGGCGCGACCTCGATCGTGGGCGCGTGACCCGGGCGCTCGTCGTAGGGGCCGGACGGCTGGGGCAGCTCGTGGCGCGGGTGCTGGCGCGTCGGCTGCCGGAGCTGGAGGTCGCCGGGCGGTCGGAGCGAAGCCTCGCGCGGGCTCGCGCGGCGGGTCTCGCCACCGTGTCGGCCGCGGCCGTGGAGGAGGCGGCCTACGATCTCGTCGTCGATTGCAGCGGCGCCTCGGCCGGCTTCGCCGTCGCCCGGCAGGCGGTTCGGCCACGCGGCACGATGATCCTCAAGAGCACGCATAAAAATGAGTTAGACGTCGACATCTCATCCATTGTCGTAGATGAAATCCGACTGCTCGGCTCCCGGTGCGGGTCTTTCGACGACGCCCTGTTGACGCTGGAGCGAAGAGAGTTCGAGGTGCGCGATCTCATCGACGACCGGCTGCCGCTCTCGGCCGCCCCGGAGGCCTTCGAGCAGGCGGCGGAGGCGGGAATCGCAAAGGTGCTTCTCGTCCCCTGA
- a CDS encoding sialidase family protein — MRTRPGWPVRALALGALLSACAGEAERQVSLESGDIEFERPFPSGEPHLAVGAEGRTILTWTEPEDGVPALRLAIREADGWSAPRTVWTSEDMFVNWADFPSSVEMPDGTLAVHWLEKVAEAPYAYHVMLALSSDDGMTWTEPFRAHDDESPTEHGFVSMVPWRDGAALTWLDARAMAGAAAGGVHITEDSHAVRGPMSVRFRTLAPDGRLGPEVLLDDRTCECCQTALARVGDGLVAAYRDRSESEVRDIAVVRGAGERWTAPAPVSTDGWVIPGCPVNGPQLSGDEAALVSAWYTGAGGTPQAYVAFSADGGASFGPRIRIDEGLPLGRVDIERLDDGSAAVVWLEASNDTPRVLVRRVHPDGSQEPPLLISETAGERSSGFPRMVRLGDELLFAWTIPGEGGGVRVRPVRLSD, encoded by the coding sequence ATGAGGACCCGTCCCGGCTGGCCGGTTCGTGCGCTCGCCCTCGGCGCACTCCTCAGCGCCTGCGCCGGCGAGGCAGAACGGCAGGTGTCGCTGGAGTCCGGGGATATCGAGTTCGAGCGGCCATTCCCGAGCGGCGAACCCCATCTCGCGGTGGGCGCGGAGGGTCGCACGATCCTGACGTGGACCGAGCCGGAGGATGGCGTGCCCGCGCTGCGCCTGGCGATTCGCGAAGCGGACGGCTGGTCCGCGCCGCGCACCGTGTGGACGTCGGAAGACATGTTTGTGAACTGGGCCGACTTCCCCTCGTCGGTCGAGATGCCCGACGGCACCCTCGCCGTCCACTGGCTGGAGAAGGTGGCCGAGGCGCCGTACGCGTACCACGTCATGCTGGCGCTCTCCTCGGACGACGGGATGACGTGGACGGAGCCGTTCCGCGCGCACGACGACGAGTCGCCGACCGAGCACGGCTTCGTATCGATGGTCCCGTGGCGCGACGGCGCGGCGCTGACCTGGCTCGACGCCCGCGCGATGGCGGGCGCCGCCGCCGGGGGCGTGCACATAACGGAAGACAGCCACGCCGTGCGGGGTCCGATGTCCGTCCGCTTCCGGACGCTCGCGCCGGACGGCCGACTGGGCCCCGAGGTACTCCTCGACGACCGGACCTGCGAGTGCTGCCAGACCGCGCTGGCCCGCGTGGGCGACGGACTCGTCGCCGCCTACCGCGACCGGAGCGAATCCGAGGTCCGCGATATCGCCGTCGTCCGCGGGGCGGGGGAGCGCTGGACCGCGCCCGCTCCGGTGTCGACCGACGGCTGGGTCATTCCCGGCTGTCCGGTGAACGGGCCGCAGTTGAGCGGCGACGAAGCGGCGCTGGTTTCCGCTTGGTACACTGGCGCCGGCGGCACGCCGCAGGCGTACGTCGCCTTCTCGGCCGACGGCGGCGCGAGCTTCGGCCCGCGGATCCGAATCGACGAAGGGCTGCCGCTGGGCCGCGTGGACATCGAGCGCCTCGACGACGGTTCGGCGGCGGTCGTGTGGCTCGAAGCCTCGAACGACACCCCGCGCGTCCTCGTCCGCCGCGTCCACCCGGACGGCTCGCAGGAGCCGCCCCTCCTCATCTCCGAGACCGCCGGCGAGCGCTCGAGCGGATTCCCGCGCATGGTGCGGCTGGGAGACGAACTCCTGTTCGCGTGGACGATCCCGGGCGAGGGAGGCGGCGTCCGCGTCCGCCCCGTGCGCCTCTCCGACTGA
- a CDS encoding solute carrier family 23 protein: MAGSGSGLARQDVRFEPDERPPLPMAAGLGVQYALICLASIVLTPTVMITVAGGSAEYLSWAVFAALVISGVTTAIQARRVGRIGAGYVLVMGSTSAFIAVSVTAIEQGGPGMLAVLIIASSLVQFLLASRMALLRRVFTPTVAGTVLILIPVTLTPMILRKLAEVPAGAPAAAGPVVAGVTLAVTVLVPLRFSGALRLWAPALGIVAGSLVAGLGFGIYDLSAVYEADWIGLPDLAYPGLDLSFRPEFWALLPSFLMVTLVSAMDTLGDAIAIQRVSWRRPRAIDFRSIQGAIAADGAGNLLSGLAGTVPNTTYGVGIAVAELTGVTSRAIGICVGVVFAAFAFLPKLLALIIVIPGPVVAAYFVVVVALIFVFGMKILLQEGLDYRNGLVVGVAFWLGIVFQFDWIYPEQIVGAWEEFLGNGMTVGGITVILLTIFSEVTGGRRARLKTRLSDDTWSEVDAFLVKFAARRGWDETMETRLRAVGEETMLILGRQEAEAEADDARSLLLIASSDGPAADLEFIATTDEKNVEDQLAMLSEAAAGVPVEAETPLRLLRHYASSIRHQQYHDIDILTIRVESAPQVAGDF, encoded by the coding sequence ATGGCGGGTTCCGGCTCCGGGCTCGCTCGCCAGGACGTGCGCTTCGAGCCCGACGAGCGTCCCCCGCTCCCCATGGCCGCCGGGCTCGGCGTCCAGTACGCGCTCATCTGCCTCGCCAGCATCGTGCTCACGCCGACGGTCATGATCACGGTGGCGGGCGGCAGCGCCGAATACCTGTCGTGGGCGGTGTTCGCGGCGCTCGTGATCAGCGGCGTCACGACGGCGATCCAGGCGCGCAGAGTGGGACGGATCGGCGCCGGCTACGTGCTCGTCATGGGGAGTACGAGCGCATTCATCGCGGTGAGCGTCACCGCCATCGAGCAGGGCGGCCCGGGCATGCTCGCGGTGCTGATCATCGCTTCCTCGCTGGTCCAGTTCCTTCTCGCGTCCAGGATGGCGCTCCTGCGCCGGGTCTTCACGCCCACCGTGGCGGGCACCGTGCTGATCCTGATCCCGGTGACCCTCACTCCGATGATCCTGCGGAAGCTCGCCGAAGTCCCGGCCGGAGCCCCGGCCGCCGCCGGTCCGGTCGTGGCCGGCGTGACGCTGGCCGTCACGGTCCTCGTCCCGCTTCGGTTCTCCGGCGCGCTCCGGCTGTGGGCCCCGGCCCTCGGGATCGTCGCCGGGTCGCTCGTCGCCGGCCTGGGATTCGGGATCTACGACCTGTCCGCCGTCTACGAAGCCGACTGGATCGGCCTCCCGGACCTGGCGTACCCCGGTCTCGATCTGAGCTTCCGCCCCGAGTTCTGGGCCCTGCTCCCGTCTTTCCTCATGGTTACGCTCGTGAGCGCCATGGACACGCTTGGCGACGCGATCGCGATTCAGCGGGTCTCCTGGCGCAGGCCGCGCGCGATCGACTTTCGCTCCATCCAGGGCGCGATCGCGGCCGACGGCGCCGGCAACCTCCTGTCCGGTCTGGCGGGGACCGTCCCCAATACGACCTACGGCGTGGGCATCGCCGTCGCCGAACTCACGGGCGTCACCTCTCGCGCCATCGGGATCTGCGTTGGCGTCGTCTTCGCGGCGTTCGCCTTCCTGCCGAAGCTGCTCGCCCTCATCATCGTGATCCCCGGCCCCGTCGTGGCGGCCTATTTCGTCGTCGTCGTGGCGCTGATCTTCGTCTTTGGCATGAAGATCCTGCTCCAGGAGGGGCTGGACTATCGCAATGGCCTCGTCGTGGGCGTCGCGTTCTGGCTCGGCATCGTCTTCCAGTTCGACTGGATCTACCCGGAGCAGATCGTCGGGGCCTGGGAGGAATTCCTCGGCAACGGCATGACGGTCGGCGGGATCACGGTGATCCTGCTCACCATCTTCTCGGAGGTCACGGGAGGCCGTCGGGCCCGACTGAAGACCCGGTTATCGGACGACACGTGGTCGGAAGTCGACGCCTTCCTGGTGAAGTTCGCGGCGCGCAGAGGCTGGGACGAGACGATGGAGACGCGTCTGCGCGCGGTGGGTGAAGAGACGATGCTGATCCTCGGCCGCCAGGAGGCCGAAGCCGAAGCCGATGACGCGCGAAGCCTCCTGCTCATCGCGAGCAGCGATGGCCCCGCCGCGGATCTCGAGTTCATCGCGACGACGGATGAGAAGAACGTCGAGGATCAGTTGGCGATGCTCAGCGAAGCGGCAGCGGGGGTCCCCGTCGAAGCCGAGACTCCGCTTCGGCTGCTGCGGCACTATGCTTCGTCCATCCGCCACCAGCAGTACCACGACATCGACATCCTCACGATCCGCGTGGAGTCCGCCCCTCAGGTGGCCGGCGACTTCTGA
- a CDS encoding pyridoxal-dependent decarboxylase, whose protein sequence is MRSISSRQRSRILELEEAARPLDPDAGERDRLMAEVHAYAQRFLDGLPERPAYRHDKSAVREIRKLGFGRGPQPLAGLIDRIDESVAGVGLVPSHGGHLGYIPGGGIYASSLGDYLAAVTNEYAGVRFTGPGAVEIEDLILDWMASFAGFPAGADGNLASGGSIASLISVVTAREAAGLRARDYERAVVYSSAHTHHCLHKAIRVAGLAEAVRREVSRDRDLRLCPDSLAELVAEDRARGLMPWLVLGSAGTADTGQVDPLDRIADVCEREGLWFHVDAAYGGFFALVEDCRRVLAGMERADSLVLDPHKGMFLPYGTGAVLIRDGEALQDAHAYYASYLQDTVESEWGGRSPAAVSPELTKHFRGLRVWLPLLLYGEAPFRACLEEKLELARYFHGEIGALGFEVGPEPQLSVVTYRWVPESGNANAFNQALVEETHRDGRIFLSSTTIDGTFWLRMAALAFRTHLDTIDLALHVLVEAVERLEAHPERWRSAAPAQALAGGGGG, encoded by the coding sequence ATGCGCTCGATCTCAAGTCGACAGCGGTCACGGATCCTGGAACTGGAGGAGGCTGCGCGGCCGCTCGACCCCGACGCGGGCGAGCGCGACCGCCTCATGGCCGAGGTACACGCCTACGCGCAGAGGTTCCTCGACGGACTCCCCGAGCGGCCCGCCTACCGGCACGACAAGTCCGCCGTCCGGGAGATCCGAAAGCTCGGATTCGGCCGCGGACCGCAGCCCCTGGCCGGACTCATCGACCGGATCGACGAATCCGTGGCGGGCGTCGGCCTCGTGCCCTCGCACGGCGGACATCTCGGCTACATCCCGGGCGGAGGCATCTACGCCTCGTCGCTGGGGGACTATCTCGCTGCGGTGACGAACGAATACGCGGGCGTACGATTCACCGGGCCGGGCGCGGTCGAGATCGAGGATCTGATCCTCGACTGGATGGCGTCGTTCGCCGGATTCCCCGCCGGGGCCGACGGGAACCTCGCTTCGGGCGGCTCCATTGCCAGCCTCATCTCGGTGGTTACGGCCCGGGAAGCGGCCGGTCTCCGGGCGCGCGACTACGAGCGGGCCGTCGTCTATTCCTCCGCCCACACACACCACTGCCTGCACAAGGCGATCCGCGTGGCCGGCCTCGCGGAGGCCGTCCGGCGCGAGGTATCCCGAGACCGGGATCTCCGCCTGTGTCCCGACTCGCTCGCCGAACTCGTCGCGGAGGACCGGGCGCGAGGGCTCATGCCGTGGCTTGTCCTCGGCTCGGCCGGAACCGCGGATACCGGTCAGGTCGATCCTCTGGACCGCATCGCGGATGTGTGCGAGCGGGAAGGGCTCTGGTTCCACGTCGACGCGGCATACGGGGGCTTTTTCGCTCTCGTGGAGGACTGCCGACGCGTGCTCGCCGGGATGGAGCGCGCGGACTCGCTCGTGCTCGATCCGCATAAGGGAATGTTCCTGCCGTACGGCACCGGCGCCGTGCTCATCCGCGACGGGGAGGCTCTCCAGGATGCCCACGCCTACTACGCGAGCTACCTGCAGGACACCGTCGAGTCCGAGTGGGGAGGTCGTTCGCCCGCCGCCGTATCCCCCGAACTCACGAAGCACTTTCGCGGGCTCCGGGTCTGGCTGCCGCTCCTCCTGTATGGAGAAGCCCCCTTTCGGGCCTGCCTCGAGGAGAAGCTCGAACTCGCGCGCTACTTCCACGGCGAGATCGGGGCGCTCGGATTCGAAGTGGGTCCGGAGCCTCAGCTCTCGGTCGTGACCTACCGCTGGGTGCCAGAGTCGGGTAACGCGAACGCCTTCAACCAGGCTCTCGTGGAAGAAACGCATCGCGATGGGAGGATCTTCCTCTCATCGACGACGATCGACGGGACGTTCTGGCTGCGGATGGCGGCGCTCGCCTTCCGGACGCACCTCGACACCATCGACCTGGCGCTCCACGTGCTCGTGGAGGCCGTGGAGCGCCTCGAGGCCCACCCCGAGCGCTGGCGCTCCGCGGCGCCCGCCCAAGCGCTCGCCGGGGGAGGCGGCGGCTGA
- a CDS encoding serine hydrolase: MVPRRKSSWRYGLAAALALGLASGVEAQGRADRAEGYLRSFHDLRLFNGAALIVDEGEVLFEGAFGESDFAGGGRNALDTRFRVASLTKQFTAALILRLEEEGLLRVEDPVGRHIEEYPPENAERITLHHLLTHTSGLPSYTNMPGFLEWEAATPFSPGEIVALTWEEALSFEPGTDFEYSNSGYVLLGWIAERVTGLSYDEALRTYVLGPLELSDTGYDHALRPPEGHAAGHTRDLGGYRPARLIDPTVPHAAGMLYSTAGDLARWGGGLFVDGGLFRDTATLARMTTPGLESGSYGYGVGVRTRDIGDDRGVRVIEHSGGIFGFSSYLRVFPDHDRLIVLLDNTSSDLGPLLEGLTNLLWGAEAVRPKPSIAERLRPIVEAGGVEAAMSRYENWRRTRPEEYDYSAGQILRLAGHFREDEPGTAIAILEAYAVETPEPAAIRFALSELHEEAGDPEAAAAHIREALTYAPGMPRLLERLSELGVEPDPALTLPVVRAEPGSLSLFVGEYRIDPTTTLTVTLEEGVLMAARTGEAAFRLLPQSPTTFLLHGSALQFEFEVADGVARAVSVVEADQRLTFPRIGN, translated from the coding sequence TTGGTTCCTCGTCGGAAATCATCCTGGAGGTACGGTCTCGCTGCGGCGCTCGCGCTCGGGCTCGCGTCCGGCGTCGAGGCGCAGGGGCGCGCGGACCGCGCGGAAGGCTACCTCCGGTCCTTTCACGACCTGAGGCTCTTCAACGGCGCGGCCCTCATCGTCGACGAGGGCGAGGTGCTGTTCGAGGGCGCGTTCGGCGAATCCGATTTCGCCGGGGGCGGCCGCAACGCCCTCGACACCCGGTTCCGCGTCGCGTCGCTGACGAAGCAGTTCACGGCCGCGCTCATCCTGAGACTCGAGGAGGAGGGACTGCTGCGGGTCGAGGACCCGGTGGGCCGCCATATCGAGGAATATCCGCCGGAAAACGCAGAACGGATCACGCTCCACCACCTGCTCACGCACACCTCCGGGCTGCCGAGCTACACGAACATGCCGGGGTTCCTGGAGTGGGAGGCCGCAACTCCGTTCTCGCCGGGGGAGATCGTCGCGCTCACGTGGGAGGAGGCGCTCTCCTTCGAGCCGGGCACGGACTTCGAGTACTCGAACTCGGGCTACGTACTCCTGGGCTGGATCGCGGAACGGGTCACGGGGCTGAGCTACGACGAGGCGCTCCGCACGTACGTGCTCGGACCGCTGGAGTTGAGCGATACGGGGTACGATCATGCGCTCCGGCCGCCGGAGGGCCACGCGGCCGGCCACACGCGGGACCTCGGCGGTTACCGGCCGGCGCGCCTCATCGACCCGACCGTGCCCCATGCCGCCGGCATGCTGTACTCCACCGCCGGCGACCTCGCCCGCTGGGGCGGCGGCCTCTTCGTCGACGGAGGCCTGTTCCGGGACACGGCGACGCTGGCGCGCATGACGACACCCGGCCTCGAGTCCGGATCCTACGGGTACGGCGTGGGCGTGCGGACGCGGGACATCGGAGACGACCGCGGCGTGCGCGTGATCGAACACTCGGGAGGGATCTTCGGCTTCTCCTCCTACCTGCGCGTCTTCCCGGACCACGACCGCCTCATCGTGCTGCTGGACAACACGTCCTCGGACCTGGGACCGCTCCTGGAGGGACTGACCAACCTGCTGTGGGGGGCCGAAGCCGTGCGCCCGAAACCGTCGATCGCGGAACGGCTGCGGCCGATCGTCGAGGCGGGCGGGGTCGAGGCAGCGATGTCGAGGTACGAGAACTGGCGGCGCACGCGGCCGGAGGAATACGACTACTCCGCCGGCCAGATCCTGAGGCTCGCGGGCCATTTCCGGGAGGACGAGCCGGGCACGGCCATTGCGATCCTCGAGGCCTACGCGGTGGAGACGCCCGAACCCGCCGCGATCCGCTTCGCGCTCTCCGAGCTTCACGAGGAGGCCGGGGATCCGGAGGCGGCGGCCGCCCACATCCGGGAGGCGCTCACATACGCTCCCGGCATGCCCCGGCTCCTGGAGCGTCTGTCGGAGCTGGGCGTCGAGCCCGATCCGGCGCTCACGCTCCCCGTCGTGCGCGCCGAACCCGGGAGTCTGTCGCTTTTCGTGGGCGAGTACCGCATCGACCCGACCACTACGCTGACCGTGACGCTCGAGGAGGGCGTCCTCATGGCCGCGCGCACCGGCGAGGCGGCGTTCCGACTCCTCCCGCAGTCACCGACGACCTTCCTCCTGCACGGTTCCGCCCTGCAGTTCGAGTTCGAGGTCGCCGACGGGGTCGCGAGGGCGGTCTCCGTGGTGGAGGCGGACCAGCGCCTCACCTTCCCCAGAATCGGGAACTGA
- the solA gene encoding N-methyl-L-tryptophan oxidase, with translation MHDFAVIGLGAIGGATAAELVRRGHSVVGFDRHTPPHTMGSAHSETRMIREAWYRGSPYMPLVRDACRRWADLELTSGRTLLRPAGALMMGPEDGRVFAGSPLRDAARSDTDDLLLSVGEVVEHFPWLRPDPGTVTIYEPGAAILSLEACLEATLEAAEGADLLFDEPAMEWSASASGVRVRTERGEYPARRLAIAAGAWTPQLLPALSLPLEVERTVQYWFEPAGVHADALAEGPAWVWELEREGTWYGFPPSARGLKAGMHFQAGRGTDVEQVDREVGASETEDLRRLFARYAPGVAGALAHASVCLYTNTPDEDFILDRHPEHSRVAIFAGGSGHAFKFAPTLGSLMADLLTDEPRRYAPPIFSIDRFG, from the coding sequence TTGCACGACTTCGCCGTCATCGGGCTCGGAGCCATCGGAGGCGCGACCGCAGCCGAACTCGTCCGGCGGGGACATTCGGTGGTCGGGTTCGACCGCCACACGCCCCCGCACACCATGGGGTCCGCGCACAGCGAGACGCGGATGATCCGCGAGGCGTGGTACCGGGGGTCTCCGTACATGCCGCTCGTCCGCGATGCCTGCCGCCGCTGGGCAGATCTCGAGCTTACGTCCGGCAGGACGCTGCTGCGGCCGGCGGGCGCCCTCATGATGGGGCCGGAGGACGGCCGCGTATTCGCGGGGAGTCCGCTTCGCGACGCCGCGCGGTCCGACACCGACGACCTCCTCCTCTCCGTCGGGGAGGTCGTCGAGCACTTCCCCTGGCTCCGGCCGGATCCCGGGACCGTCACCATCTACGAACCCGGTGCCGCGATCCTCTCACTGGAGGCCTGCCTCGAGGCGACGCTGGAGGCTGCGGAGGGCGCGGATCTGCTCTTCGACGAACCCGCGATGGAGTGGTCCGCCTCGGCTTCGGGCGTCCGGGTCCGGACGGAACGGGGAGAGTACCCGGCGCGGCGGCTCGCGATCGCCGCGGGAGCCTGGACGCCGCAACTGCTTCCCGCGCTGTCCCTCCCGCTCGAGGTGGAGCGCACCGTCCAGTACTGGTTCGAGCCCGCGGGGGTGCATGCGGACGCGCTCGCGGAGGGTCCCGCCTGGGTGTGGGAACTCGAACGGGAGGGGACGTGGTACGGATTCCCGCCGAGTGCGCGGGGTCTCAAGGCGGGGATGCACTTCCAAGCCGGACGCGGGACCGATGTCGAGCAGGTCGACCGCGAGGTGGGGGCCTCCGAGACGGAGGATCTGCGACGGCTGTTCGCGCGGTACGCGCCGGGCGTCGCCGGCGCGCTGGCTCACGCCTCCGTCTGTCTCTACACGAACACGCCCGACGAAGACTTCATCCTAGACCGCCACCCCGAGCACTCCCGCGTCGCGATCTTCGCCGGGGGCTCCGGCCACGCCTTCAAGTTCGCGCCCACCCTCGGATCGCTCATGGCCGACCTCCTCACGGACGAGCCACGCCGCTACGCGCCGCCGATCTTCTCGATCGACCGTTTCGGGTGA